The following are encoded together in the Microbacterium hatanonis genome:
- the rsgA gene encoding ribosome small subunit-dependent GTPase A: MSWIDDSDDDEPEFDESDFRARPNPRANRPRTKRRPAHADATVARVLGVDRGRYTVLVDENTPEERRVTTTRARELRRERIVTGDLARVVGDTSADEGTLARIVGLEPRTSLLRRSADDTDQVERIIVANADQMLIVVAAADPEPRERLVDRYLVAALDAGVRPLLVVTKTDLADPARFLSHFDGLDLEVFTSGRDEMPLERIGAALIDHSTVFVGHSGVGKSTLVNALTGSDRATGHVNEVTGRGRHTSSSTVSLRYRDEAGTGWVIDTPGVRSFGLGHVDPANILGAFTELALVAEDCPRGCTHLPDAPDCAIVEAVSEGRLGPEGPARLDSLQRLLATFAGS; the protein is encoded by the coding sequence ATGAGCTGGATCGACGACTCCGACGACGACGAGCCGGAGTTCGACGAGTCCGACTTCCGCGCCCGTCCCAACCCTCGCGCCAACCGTCCGCGGACGAAGCGGCGTCCGGCGCACGCCGACGCGACCGTCGCGCGCGTGCTGGGAGTGGATCGCGGCCGGTACACCGTGCTCGTCGACGAGAACACCCCGGAGGAGCGACGCGTGACCACCACGCGGGCGCGCGAGCTCCGTCGCGAGCGGATCGTCACCGGCGATCTCGCCCGTGTCGTCGGCGACACGTCAGCCGACGAGGGAACGCTCGCGCGAATCGTCGGCCTGGAGCCGCGGACCTCGCTCCTGCGACGCAGCGCCGACGACACCGATCAGGTCGAGCGCATCATCGTCGCCAACGCCGACCAGATGCTCATCGTGGTGGCCGCGGCCGACCCCGAGCCGCGCGAGCGTCTCGTCGACCGCTACCTCGTGGCAGCGCTCGACGCCGGGGTACGCCCCCTTCTCGTCGTCACGAAGACCGATCTCGCCGATCCGGCGCGCTTCCTCTCGCACTTCGACGGCCTCGATCTCGAGGTGTTCACGAGCGGGCGCGACGAGATGCCGCTGGAGCGCATCGGCGCCGCCCTGATCGATCACTCGACGGTCTTCGTCGGGCACTCCGGCGTGGGGAAGTCCACGCTCGTCAACGCCCTCACCGGCTCGGACCGAGCGACCGGGCACGTGAACGAGGTCACCGGCCGCGGCCGGCACACCTCGTCGTCGACCGTGTCACTGCGCTACCGCGACGAGGCCGGCACGGGCTGGGTCATCGATACGCCGGGGGTCCGTTCGTTCGGGCTGGGGCACGTCGATCCCGCCAACATCCTGGGCGCCTTCACCGAGCTGGCCCTGGTCGCCGAGGACTGCCCGCGCGGATGCACGCATCTTCCCGATGCGCCCGACTGCGCGATCGTGGAGGCCGTGAGCGAGGGCCGGCTGGGTCCGGAGGGCCCCGCGCGATTGGATTCCCTGCAGCGGCTGTTGGCCACCTTCGCCGGATCGTAG
- a CDS encoding GuaB1 family IMP dehydrogenase-related protein — translation MEFYGERPEVDLTYSDVFLVPRRSAVTSRLDVDLSPGDGTGARIPLVSANMNSVTGRRLAATLARRGGLGVLPQDLPLQDLDAAIRWVKAQPVRWDSALVLPPDATVSDAARLLPPTEGHGIVVAESADRVHIDDVVGTVSATRLGTALPDARLGDLVRGRPPAIDAHDVETARHAFDLIVAADADTVCVLEHGYLVGTLSRRSALRSTLYAPAVDASGRLIVAAAVGINGDAAAKARALAAAGVDVLVLDTAHGHQEGMLRALREVASLDLGLPIVAGNIVTADGVDDLVDAGATILKVGVGPGAMCTTRMMTAVGRPQFSAVLETAEAARARGAHVWADGGVRYPRDVALALAAGAASVMIGSWFAGTIEAPGELLTDAEGRIYKESWGMASTKAVHERFGRLDPYELARKELFAEGISSSRIYLDPLRPGLEDLLDMITSGVRSSFTYAGAATVPEFRDRARVGLQSAAGYEEGKALPVSW, via the coding sequence ATGGAGTTCTACGGAGAGCGGCCCGAGGTCGATCTGACCTATTCCGACGTGTTCCTCGTTCCGCGCCGGTCGGCGGTCACGAGCCGGCTCGACGTCGACCTCTCACCGGGCGACGGGACCGGAGCGCGCATCCCGCTGGTCTCGGCGAACATGAACTCCGTCACCGGTCGGCGACTCGCCGCCACCCTCGCCCGCAGAGGCGGGCTCGGAGTGCTGCCGCAGGACCTCCCGCTGCAGGATCTCGACGCGGCCATCCGGTGGGTGAAGGCCCAACCGGTGCGGTGGGACAGCGCTCTCGTCCTCCCGCCCGACGCGACGGTCTCCGACGCCGCACGCCTCCTGCCTCCGACGGAGGGCCACGGGATCGTCGTCGCGGAGAGCGCCGATCGGGTGCACATCGACGACGTCGTGGGCACCGTCTCGGCCACCCGGCTCGGCACGGCCCTGCCCGACGCCCGATTGGGCGACCTCGTGCGCGGGCGCCCGCCGGCGATCGACGCTCACGACGTCGAGACCGCACGGCACGCCTTCGACCTCATCGTGGCCGCGGACGCCGACACGGTCTGCGTGCTCGAGCACGGATATCTCGTCGGAACGCTGTCCCGGCGCAGCGCTCTGCGCTCCACGCTCTACGCGCCGGCCGTCGATGCCTCCGGGCGGTTGATCGTCGCCGCCGCGGTCGGCATCAACGGCGACGCCGCCGCCAAGGCGCGCGCTCTCGCGGCAGCCGGCGTCGACGTCCTCGTGCTCGACACCGCCCACGGGCACCAGGAGGGGATGCTGCGCGCCCTGCGCGAGGTGGCGTCGCTCGACCTCGGACTGCCGATCGTCGCGGGGAACATCGTCACCGCCGACGGCGTGGACGACCTCGTCGATGCCGGCGCGACGATCCTCAAGGTGGGCGTCGGACCGGGGGCGATGTGCACCACGCGCATGATGACCGCCGTGGGGCGTCCGCAGTTCTCCGCCGTACTCGAGACCGCCGAGGCCGCTCGCGCGCGCGGCGCGCACGTCTGGGCCGACGGGGGAGTGCGCTATCCGCGCGATGTCGCTCTCGCACTCGCGGCGGGAGCAGCATCCGTCATGATCGGCTCCTGGTTCGCGGGCACCATCGAAGCGCCCGGCGAACTGCTCACCGACGCCGAGGGGCGCATCTACAAGGAGTCGTGGGGCATGGCCTCGACGAAGGCCGTGCACGAGCGGTTCGGGCGCCTCGACCCGTACGAGCTGGCACGCAAGGAGCTCTTCGCGGAGGGCATCTCGTCGTCGCGCATCTACCTCGACCCGCTGCGTCCGGGCCTCGAGGACCTGCTCGACATGATCACCTCGGGCGTGCGCTCCTCCTTCACCTACGCCGGTGCGGCCACCGTGCCGGAGTTCCGCGATCGAGCCCGCGTGGGTCTGCAGTCGGCGGCCGGCTACGAGGAGGGCAAAGCGCTCCCCGTCTCCTGGTGA
- a CDS encoding multifunctional oxoglutarate decarboxylase/oxoglutarate dehydrogenase thiamine pyrophosphate-binding subunit/dihydrolipoyllysine-residue succinyltransferase subunit has product MSSQVTGVGTSNEGEFGANEWLVDELYEQFKSDRNSVDKAWWPVLEAYHPVVDETNATGAAPSEPKPVTAPIPVIGAPPVARTTAKPAKPQPIPAQAPKAAPVEAKPQVEPEADKVTPLRGMPKTLAANMDESLTVPTATSVRTVPAKLMIDNRIVINNHMARTRGGKVSFTHLIGWALVQALKEFPSQNVFYAEVDGKPSVVAPAHVNLGIAIDLPKPDGTRALLVPSIKRADTLTFDEFLSSYEDLVKRARNNKLTAADFQGTTLSLTNPGGIGTVHSVPRLMKGQGCIIGAGALEYPAEFQGSSDTILNELAVGKTITLTSTYDHRVIQGAGSGEFLKRVHELLTGERGFYDDLFAALRIPYSPIRWGKDIHVDLSERIDKAARVHELINAFRVRGHLMADIDPLEYVQRTHPDLEIESHGLTFWDLDREFVTAGFGGKRVMKLRDVLGVLRDSYCRTIGLEYMHIQDPVQRKWFQNNVEVKYTKPGHDEQLRILSKLNEAEAFETFLQTKFVGQKRFSLEGGESLIPLLDEILRGAASAGLDGAAIGMAHRGRLNVLTNIAGKTYGQVFREFEGSVALGNERGSGDVKYHLGTEGTFATETGTELPVYLAANPSHLETVDGVLEGIVRAKQDRKPIGSFSWLPVLVHGDAAFAGQGVVVETLQMSLLRGFRTGGTIHVVVNNQVGFTTQPSDARSSVYATDVAKTIQAPIFHVNGDDPEAVVRVAQLAFMYREEFHRDVVIDLVCYRRRGHNEGDDPSMTQPLMTNLIEAKRSVRRLYTESLIGRGDITQEEYEQAKADFQGRLEVAFAETHAAETGALPIADPDASDEPVAGEPETTGVSTEVVQSIGDAFVNKPEGFTVHTKLQQLLDKRLEMSRSGNIDWGFGELLAFGSLLLEGTSVRLEGQDSRRGTFVQRHSVLHDRANGQEWIPLSNLSQNQGRFWVYDSLLSEYAAMAFEYGYSVERADALVLWEAQFGDFGNGAQSVIDEFISSADQKWGQQSSVVLLLPHGYEGQGPDHSSARIERYLQLCAQDNMTVARPSTPASYFHLLRRQAYQRPRRPLVVFTPKAMLRLRGATSPVEDFTSGKFEPVLDDDRGIDAAKVTRVLLHAGKIHWDLRGELEKNPRPEIALVRLEQFYPSPIAELNTVLDRYPNAELVWVQDEPENQGAWPFIALELVKHLHGRTIRRISRAAAASPATGSPKVHARESAAILAQAVAP; this is encoded by the coding sequence GTGTCGAGCCAGGTGACGGGCGTCGGTACTTCGAACGAGGGCGAATTCGGCGCCAATGAATGGCTTGTCGACGAGCTCTACGAACAGTTCAAGTCCGACCGGAATTCCGTAGACAAGGCCTGGTGGCCGGTTCTCGAGGCCTACCACCCTGTCGTCGACGAGACGAACGCGACGGGAGCAGCGCCCTCCGAGCCGAAGCCCGTGACCGCTCCGATCCCGGTGATCGGCGCTCCGCCGGTCGCACGCACCACGGCCAAGCCCGCCAAGCCGCAGCCGATCCCCGCGCAGGCGCCGAAGGCAGCGCCCGTCGAGGCGAAGCCCCAGGTGGAGCCGGAGGCCGACAAGGTCACGCCGCTGCGGGGCATGCCGAAGACCCTCGCCGCCAACATGGACGAGTCGCTGACCGTCCCGACGGCGACCAGCGTCCGCACCGTCCCGGCCAAGCTGATGATCGACAACCGCATCGTCATCAACAACCACATGGCGCGCACGCGCGGCGGCAAGGTCAGCTTCACGCACCTCATCGGCTGGGCCCTCGTCCAGGCGCTCAAGGAGTTTCCGAGCCAGAACGTGTTCTACGCGGAGGTCGACGGCAAGCCCTCGGTCGTCGCGCCGGCCCACGTCAACCTCGGCATCGCGATCGACCTCCCGAAGCCCGACGGCACGCGCGCACTGCTCGTTCCGAGCATCAAGCGAGCCGACACGCTGACGTTCGACGAGTTCCTGTCCTCCTACGAAGACCTCGTCAAGCGCGCGCGCAACAACAAGCTCACCGCGGCCGACTTCCAGGGCACGACCCTCTCGCTGACCAACCCCGGCGGCATCGGCACCGTGCACTCGGTGCCTCGCCTCATGAAGGGGCAGGGATGCATCATCGGCGCGGGCGCTCTCGAGTACCCCGCCGAGTTCCAGGGTTCGAGCGACACGATCCTCAACGAGCTGGCCGTCGGCAAGACGATCACGCTCACCAGCACCTACGACCACCGGGTCATCCAGGGCGCCGGCTCCGGCGAGTTCCTCAAGCGTGTGCACGAGCTGCTCACGGGTGAGCGCGGCTTCTACGACGACCTGTTCGCGGCGCTGCGCATCCCGTACTCCCCCATCCGCTGGGGCAAGGACATCCACGTCGACCTGTCCGAGCGCATCGACAAGGCAGCGCGGGTCCACGAGCTCATCAACGCGTTCCGCGTGCGCGGCCACCTCATGGCCGACATCGATCCGCTCGAGTACGTGCAGCGCACCCACCCCGACCTCGAGATCGAGTCGCACGGTCTGACCTTCTGGGACCTCGACCGCGAGTTCGTGACGGCCGGCTTCGGCGGCAAGCGCGTCATGAAGCTCCGCGACGTGCTCGGCGTGCTCCGCGACTCGTACTGCCGCACGATCGGCCTCGAGTACATGCACATCCAGGATCCCGTGCAGCGCAAGTGGTTCCAGAACAACGTCGAGGTCAAGTACACCAAGCCCGGCCACGACGAGCAGCTGCGCATCCTCTCCAAGCTCAACGAGGCCGAGGCGTTCGAGACGTTCCTGCAGACGAAGTTCGTCGGACAGAAGCGCTTCAGCCTCGAGGGCGGCGAGTCGCTCATCCCCCTCCTCGACGAGATCCTCAGGGGCGCAGCATCCGCCGGACTCGACGGAGCAGCCATCGGCATGGCCCACCGCGGGCGCCTCAACGTACTGACCAACATCGCCGGCAAGACCTACGGTCAGGTGTTCCGCGAGTTCGAGGGCTCGGTCGCCCTCGGCAACGAGCGCGGCTCGGGCGACGTGAAGTACCACCTCGGCACCGAGGGCACCTTCGCGACCGAGACCGGTACGGAGCTGCCGGTCTACCTCGCCGCCAACCCGTCGCACCTCGAGACCGTCGACGGCGTGCTCGAGGGCATCGTCCGCGCCAAGCAGGACCGCAAGCCCATCGGGAGCTTCTCCTGGCTGCCCGTCCTCGTCCACGGCGATGCCGCGTTCGCCGGACAGGGCGTCGTCGTCGAGACGCTGCAGATGTCGCTCCTGCGCGGCTTCCGCACCGGCGGAACGATCCACGTCGTGGTCAACAACCAGGTCGGCTTCACCACGCAGCCCTCCGACGCACGGTCGTCGGTCTACGCCACCGACGTGGCGAAGACCATCCAGGCGCCGATCTTCCACGTGAACGGCGATGACCCCGAGGCCGTCGTCCGCGTCGCGCAGCTCGCGTTCATGTACCGCGAAGAGTTCCACCGCGACGTCGTGATCGACCTCGTCTGCTACCGCCGCCGCGGTCACAACGAGGGCGACGACCCCTCGATGACCCAGCCCCTGATGACGAACCTCATCGAGGCGAAGCGCTCGGTGCGCCGCCTGTACACGGAGTCGCTCATCGGTCGTGGCGACATCACGCAGGAGGAGTACGAGCAGGCCAAGGCCGACTTCCAGGGTCGACTCGAGGTCGCCTTCGCCGAGACGCATGCCGCCGAGACCGGGGCGCTGCCCATCGCAGACCCGGATGCTTCGGACGAGCCCGTGGCGGGCGAGCCCGAGACGACCGGCGTGTCGACCGAGGTCGTCCAGTCGATCGGCGACGCCTTCGTCAACAAGCCCGAGGGCTTCACCGTCCACACGAAGCTCCAGCAGCTGCTCGACAAGCGCCTCGAGATGAGCCGCAGCGGCAACATCGACTGGGGCTTCGGCGAGCTGCTGGCGTTCGGCTCGCTGCTCCTGGAGGGCACGTCCGTGCGCCTCGAGGGCCAGGACTCGCGCCGCGGCACCTTCGTGCAGCGCCACTCGGTGCTCCACGACCGCGCCAACGGGCAGGAGTGGATCCCGCTGTCGAACCTCAGCCAGAACCAGGGACGGTTCTGGGTCTACGACTCGCTGCTGAGCGAGTACGCGGCCATGGCGTTCGAATACGGCTACTCCGTCGAACGGGCCGACGCGCTCGTCCTCTGGGAGGCGCAGTTCGGCGACTTCGGCAACGGTGCGCAGTCGGTCATCGACGAGTTCATCTCGTCGGCCGACCAGAAGTGGGGCCAGCAGTCGAGCGTCGTTCTTCTCCTCCCCCACGGGTACGAAGGCCAGGGACCCGACCACTCGTCGGCGCGCATCGAGCGGTACCTGCAGCTCTGCGCACAGGACAACATGACCGTGGCGCGTCCGTCGACTCCCGCGTCGTACTTCCACCTGCTGCGTCGTCAGGCCTACCAGCGCCCGCGTCGTCCGCTCGTGGTGTTCACGCCGAAGGCCATGCTGCGTCTGCGCGGTGCGACCAGCCCGGTGGAGGACTTCACCAGTGGCAAGTTCGAGCCCGTTCTCGACGACGACCGCGGGATCGACGCCGCGAAGGTCACGCGCGTTCTGCTCCACGCGGGCAAGATCCACTGGGACCTCCGCGGCGAGCTCGAGAAGAACCCGCGCCCCGAGATCGCCCTTGTGCGCCTCGAGCAGTTCTACCCGTCGCCGATCGCCGAGCTGAACACCGTGCTCGACCGCTACCCGAACGCCGAACTGGTGTGGGTGCAGGACGAACCCGAGAACCAGGGCGCGTGGCCGTTCATCGCGCTCGAGCTGGTCAAGCACCTGCACGGTCGTACGATCCGCCGCATCTCGCGCGCCGCAGCCGCGTCTCCCGCGACCGGTTCGCCGAAGGTGCATGCTCGCGAGTCCGCCGCGATCCTCGCTCAGGCCGTCGCGCCGTAA
- the bcp gene encoding thioredoxin-dependent thiol peroxidase, with the protein MTHLEPGSVAPDFTLLDQDERPVSLSDFRGRRVILYFYPAAMTPGCTTQACDFRDSMGSLQGAGYTVLGISRDEPAKLREFRENDAITFPLLSDPDHAVHEAYGAWGEKQNYGKTITGVLRSTFVLDEDGVLVEALYNVKATGHVARLRKTLGVDAA; encoded by the coding sequence GTGACCCATCTCGAACCCGGCTCCGTTGCTCCCGATTTCACCCTCCTCGACCAGGACGAGCGACCGGTATCGCTCTCGGACTTCCGCGGCCGTCGCGTCATCCTGTACTTCTACCCTGCCGCCATGACCCCGGGGTGCACGACGCAGGCCTGCGATTTCCGAGACAGCATGGGATCGCTGCAGGGCGCCGGGTACACCGTGCTCGGAATCTCGCGCGACGAACCCGCCAAGCTGCGTGAGTTCCGCGAGAACGACGCGATCACCTTCCCCCTGCTCAGCGACCCCGACCACGCCGTGCACGAGGCGTACGGGGCGTGGGGTGAGAAGCAGAACTACGGCAAGACGATCACCGGCGTGCTGCGGTCGACGTTCGTGCTCGACGAGGACGGCGTCCTCGTCGAAGCCCTGTACAACGTGAAGGCCACCGGGCACGTCGCACGTCTGCGCAAGACCCTCGGTGTCGACGCCGCCTGA
- the aroA gene encoding 3-phosphoshikimate 1-carboxyvinyltransferase has product MTADGYSPTTTNATAPRGEWAAPVSEGAVRASLSVPGSKSLTNRELILAAIADGPGMLHSPLHSDDSARMIDALRALGVGIEAVPNSGSFGPDLMVTPVAPFRGGTEIDCGQAGTVMRFVAGLAGLAGGEVVLTAHESALHRPMGAMITALREVGVDIDDGGRWALPFAVRGHGHVRGGEVEIDASASSQFVSGLLLAAPRFDVGLRLRHVGAKLPSIPHIDMTIEALGHRGIHVEQPAPGEWLVPAGPVRAKDVTIEPDLSNAAPFLAAAMLTGGSVSVAGWPLHSTQPGALLTDILTEMGGRASRRGGSLTVTAGESVVGVDLDLSAAGELAPTLFGLAAFADAPTTLYGIGHIRGHETDRIAALVGNLRALGGEAEELEDGIRIVPRPLTGGVWRAHHDHRLATTGALIGLRVPGVVVDDIGTTAKTMPQFAHLWQRMLDGSSTHAGS; this is encoded by the coding sequence ATGACCGCCGACGGCTATTCCCCGACCACCACGAACGCGACAGCTCCCCGTGGGGAGTGGGCCGCGCCCGTGTCCGAGGGCGCCGTCCGCGCGTCGCTGTCGGTGCCCGGTTCGAAGTCGCTCACGAACCGCGAGCTCATCCTCGCGGCGATCGCCGACGGACCGGGGATGCTGCATTCGCCGCTCCACTCCGACGACTCCGCCCGCATGATCGACGCCCTGCGCGCGCTCGGCGTCGGGATCGAGGCGGTTCCCAACTCCGGGTCGTTCGGCCCCGACCTCATGGTCACCCCTGTCGCCCCTTTCCGCGGCGGCACCGAGATCGATTGCGGCCAGGCCGGCACCGTCATGCGGTTCGTCGCCGGACTCGCCGGGCTCGCCGGGGGCGAGGTCGTCCTCACCGCTCACGAGAGCGCGCTGCACCGTCCGATGGGCGCGATGATCACGGCCCTGCGCGAAGTGGGCGTCGACATCGACGACGGCGGTCGATGGGCGCTCCCCTTCGCCGTTCGCGGCCACGGACACGTCCGCGGCGGCGAGGTCGAGATCGATGCGAGCGCGTCCAGCCAGTTCGTCTCGGGCCTGCTACTCGCCGCGCCGCGCTTCGATGTGGGCCTGCGGCTGCGTCACGTCGGCGCCAAGCTCCCCAGCATCCCCCACATCGACATGACGATCGAGGCGCTCGGCCACCGCGGCATCCACGTCGAGCAGCCCGCGCCGGGCGAGTGGCTCGTGCCGGCCGGACCGGTGCGTGCGAAAGACGTGACCATCGAGCCCGACCTCTCTAACGCGGCTCCGTTCCTCGCCGCAGCGATGCTCACCGGCGGCAGCGTCTCCGTAGCCGGATGGCCGCTGCACTCGACACAGCCCGGCGCCCTGCTCACCGACATCCTGACCGAGATGGGCGGGCGCGCCTCGCGGCGCGGCGGCAGCCTGACCGTGACGGCGGGCGAGTCGGTCGTCGGGGTCGATCTCGATCTCTCGGCGGCGGGCGAGCTCGCCCCCACCCTGTTCGGTCTCGCCGCGTTCGCCGACGCTCCCACCACGCTCTACGGCATCGGACACATCCGAGGTCACGAGACCGACCGCATCGCCGCCCTGGTGGGCAACCTCCGCGCACTCGGCGGCGAGGCCGAAGAGCTCGAGGACGGCATCCGGATCGTTCCCCGCCCGCTCACCGGCGGCGTGTGGCGTGCACACCACGACCACCGCCTCGCGACGACCGGCGCCCTCATCGGGCTGCGCGTGCCCGGCGTGGTCGTCGACGACATCGGCACGACCGCCAAGACCATGCCCCAGTTCGCGCACCTGTGGCAGCGGATGCTCGACGGGTCGTCGACGCATGCGGGATCCTGA
- a CDS encoding hemolysin family protein, which yields MEFVMLGVGLLLTVGTGLFVASEFALVNLDRADLEKRQDAGESRLSLTIAALRITSTHLSSAQLGITLTTLLTGYTMEPAISSLIRPIFTSWGWADGFVTPFSAILGVSVATILSMILGELVPKNFALAIPRQTAKLVIPFQVAFTAVFRPAIVVLNGSANGILRAMGVEPKEELSGARTAEELSSLVRRSASAGMLEEDTASLLDRSLTFARLSAADVMTPRPSVHALSADDSADDVVQLARRTGHSRFPVYQDSMDDIVGIVHLKAAIGVPRDRRADVPAAALATEPLRVPETVHLDALVAELRARGYQMAVVVDEYGGTAGVVTLEDLVEEIVGEVLDEHDRSRAGVVRTGGSINIPGDLRPDEVLDRAGVRVPEGDVYDTVGGYMMAELERIPVVGDSVPVEDGTLTVIRMDGRRIDRVAFTPSPVEENVGDLVRAAKGGDQR from the coding sequence ATGGAATTCGTCATGCTGGGCGTGGGGCTTCTGCTCACGGTCGGAACGGGTCTGTTCGTTGCGAGCGAGTTCGCGCTGGTCAATCTGGATCGCGCCGATCTCGAGAAGCGACAGGATGCTGGTGAGTCGCGACTGTCGCTGACGATCGCGGCGCTGCGCATCACCTCGACGCATCTCTCCAGCGCGCAGCTGGGCATCACGCTGACGACGCTGCTGACCGGTTACACGATGGAGCCGGCGATCTCGAGTCTCATCCGCCCGATCTTCACCTCGTGGGGCTGGGCTGACGGATTCGTCACGCCCTTCTCGGCGATCCTCGGTGTGTCGGTCGCGACGATCCTGTCGATGATCCTCGGCGAGCTGGTGCCGAAGAACTTCGCCCTCGCGATCCCGCGGCAGACGGCGAAGCTCGTCATTCCCTTCCAGGTCGCGTTCACCGCCGTCTTCCGCCCCGCGATCGTGGTGCTCAACGGCAGCGCGAACGGCATCCTCCGCGCGATGGGCGTCGAGCCGAAGGAAGAGCTCTCGGGCGCCCGCACGGCCGAGGAGCTCTCGAGCCTCGTCCGCCGTTCGGCGAGCGCGGGGATGCTCGAGGAGGACACCGCGTCGCTCCTCGACCGCAGCCTCACGTTCGCGCGCCTGAGCGCCGCCGACGTGATGACGCCGCGTCCGAGCGTGCACGCCCTGTCGGCCGACGATTCCGCCGACGACGTGGTGCAGCTCGCCCGCCGCACGGGGCACAGCCGGTTCCCCGTCTACCAGGACTCGATGGACGACATCGTCGGCATCGTGCACCTGAAGGCCGCGATCGGCGTTCCGCGCGACCGCCGGGCCGACGTCCCCGCTGCTGCGCTGGCCACAGAGCCGCTGCGTGTTCCCGAGACGGTGCACCTCGACGCTCTCGTGGCCGAACTCCGCGCCCGGGGCTACCAGATGGCCGTCGTCGTCGACGAGTACGGCGGCACCGCCGGCGTCGTGACCCTCGAAGACCTCGTCGAGGAGATCGTGGGCGAGGTGCTCGACGAGCACGACCGCTCGCGTGCCGGAGTGGTCCGCACCGGTGGGTCGATCAACATCCCGGGCGATCTGCGGCCCGATGAGGTGCTCGACCGCGCGGGCGTCCGCGTTCCCGAGGGCGACGTCTACGACACCGTCGGGGGATACATGATGGCCGAGCTCGAACGCATCCCGGTCGTCGGCGACAGCGTGCCCGTCGAGGACGGCACCCTCACCGTCATCCGGATGGACGGCCGTCGCATCGACCGCGTGGCGTTCACCCCGAGTCCCGTGGAGGAGAACGTCGGCGACCTGGTGCGCGCGGCGAAGGGGGGTGACCAACGATGA
- a CDS encoding zf-HC2 domain-containing protein encodes MSDCGCDKARRDLEEYLRHEVCKTSHDDIEQHLEGCPGCQDEALVARTLTEVVARACKESAPEDLRDLVLARLSAAQTSR; translated from the coding sequence ATGAGCGACTGCGGCTGCGACAAGGCCCGACGCGACCTGGAGGAGTACCTCCGTCACGAGGTCTGCAAGACCTCGCACGACGACATCGAGCAGCACCTCGAGGGGTGCCCCGGCTGTCAGGACGAGGCTCTCGTCGCGCGCACACTCACCGAGGTGGTGGCTCGCGCGTGCAAGGAGTCCGCGCCCGAAGACCTGCGCGACCTCGTCCTCGCGCGCCTTTCCGCCGCGCAGACCTCCCGCTGA
- a CDS encoding sigma-70 family RNA polymerase sigma factor, whose product MPAILEREYVRSSQATVPMEASWPDIDWPVMNDEVDAAAETRAQFEEQALPFMDQLYAAGMRMTRNPADAADLVQETFVKAFSSWSSFTQGTNLKAWLYRILTNTYINTYRKKQREPYQGTIDDLEDWQLGGAESTTATSSRSAEAEAIDRMPASVVKDALQSIPEDFRLAVYLADVEGFAYQEIADIMKTPIGTVMSRLHRGRRMLRELLAGYAKERGFTAASGVEK is encoded by the coding sequence ATGCCCGCAATCTTGGAACGTGAGTACGTACGATCGTCGCAGGCGACCGTGCCGATGGAAGCGTCGTGGCCCGACATAGACTGGCCGGTGATGAACGACGAGGTCGACGCGGCAGCGGAAACGCGCGCGCAGTTCGAGGAGCAGGCGCTCCCCTTCATGGATCAGCTGTACGCGGCTGGCATGCGTATGACGCGGAATCCGGCCGACGCGGCCGACCTCGTGCAGGAGACCTTCGTCAAGGCGTTCTCGTCGTGGTCGTCGTTCACGCAGGGGACCAACCTCAAGGCGTGGCTCTACCGCATCCTGACGAACACCTACATCAACACGTATCGCAAGAAGCAGCGCGAGCCCTACCAGGGCACCATCGACGACCTCGAGGATTGGCAACTCGGGGGAGCCGAATCGACCACGGCGACGAGCTCACGCTCGGCCGAGGCGGAGGCTATCGACCGGATGCCCGCATCCGTCGTGAAGGACGCCCTCCAGTCGATTCCCGAAGATTTCCGTTTGGCGGTGTACCTCGCCGACGTCGAGGGCTTCGCCTACCAGGAGATCGCCGACATCATGAAGACTCCGATCGGCACGGTCATGAGTCGCCTGCACCGAGGCAGGCGTATGCTCCGTGAGCTGCTGGCCGGCTATGCGAAGGAGCGCGGCTTCACCGCCGCGTCGGGAGTAGAGAAATGA
- a CDS encoding histidine kinase, which translates to MPVRVLAAAVLALEAAGALALVVWQIAALVEGDTVFLTTALALIVLTVVAAGALGAFAVATARDQSWGRSGGIVVQILILAVALGALTGIGADPLTALAIAAPGAIGLVLLVAAVRRAAPERPDDV; encoded by the coding sequence GTGCCCGTGCGCGTTCTCGCTGCAGCCGTGCTGGCCCTGGAAGCTGCGGGAGCGCTCGCGCTCGTGGTGTGGCAGATCGCCGCGCTCGTCGAGGGCGACACCGTCTTCCTGACCACGGCTCTCGCGCTGATCGTGCTCACCGTGGTCGCGGCGGGCGCCCTGGGCGCGTTCGCCGTCGCCACGGCGCGCGACCAGTCGTGGGGACGCTCGGGAGGGATCGTCGTACAGATCCTCATCCTCGCGGTCGCGCTGGGTGCGCTCACGGGGATCGGGGCGGATCCGCTCACGGCCCTCGCGATCGCCGCTCCGGGCGCGATCGGGCTCGTGCTCCTCGTCGCGGCCGTCAGGCGGGCCGCGCCGGAACGCCCCGACGACGTGTGA